One Kitasatospora sp. NBC_01287 DNA window includes the following coding sequences:
- a CDS encoding L-aspartate oxidase has protein sequence MPATHRLTAPAPGWTATTDVVVVGSGVAGLTAALGIRQAGLRVTVVTKAMLDDGSTRWAQGGIAAALGEGDTPEQHLADTLVAGAGVCDEEAVRVLVTEGPGAVHRLIAVGAAFDTGADGEMLLTREGGHHRRRIAHAGGDATGAEISRALVAAVRSDPGLELIEHALVLDLLTDESGHAAGLTLHVMGEGQRDGVGALRARAVVLATGGMGQVFSATTNPAVSTGDGVALALRAGAEVADLEFVQFHPTVLWLGPEAQGQQPLISEAVRGEGAHLVDAAGTRFMLGTHELNELAPRDIVAKAITRQMQAQDTDHMYLDGRHFGAAMWAERFPTILASCRSHGIDPVTEPIPIAPAAHYASGGVRTDLRGRTSVPGLSACGEVACTGVHGANRLASNSLLEGLVFAERIAADLTARHRAGDLPERAVDVAAARAARTVPLPAPEARAQVQHLMSRGAGVLRSAASMATAAAGLAALAEGAAAHTAEEKPADPRVETWEAANLLLVATALVAAAARREETRGCHWRQDFPERDDAHWRRHLTTTLDADGLRVAEEH, from the coding sequence ATGCCTGCGACCCACCGTCTCACCGCGCCCGCCCCGGGCTGGACCGCCACCACCGACGTCGTGGTGGTCGGCTCCGGCGTGGCGGGCCTGACCGCCGCCCTCGGCATCCGCCAGGCCGGCCTGCGGGTGACCGTGGTCACCAAGGCGATGCTGGACGACGGCTCCACCCGCTGGGCCCAGGGCGGGATCGCCGCCGCGCTGGGCGAGGGCGACACCCCCGAGCAGCACCTGGCCGACACGCTGGTGGCCGGGGCCGGGGTCTGCGACGAGGAGGCCGTGCGGGTCCTGGTCACCGAGGGCCCGGGCGCGGTGCACCGGCTGATCGCGGTCGGCGCCGCCTTCGACACCGGCGCCGACGGCGAGATGCTGCTCACCCGCGAGGGCGGCCACCACCGGCGCCGGATCGCGCACGCGGGCGGCGACGCCACCGGCGCGGAGATATCGCGGGCCCTGGTCGCCGCCGTCCGCTCGGACCCGGGCCTGGAGCTGATCGAGCACGCGCTGGTGCTCGACCTGCTCACCGACGAGAGCGGCCACGCGGCCGGGCTGACCCTGCACGTGATGGGCGAGGGCCAGCGCGACGGGGTCGGCGCGCTGCGGGCCAGGGCCGTGGTGCTGGCCACCGGCGGCATGGGCCAGGTCTTCTCGGCCACCACCAACCCGGCGGTCTCCACCGGCGACGGGGTGGCGCTCGCCCTGCGGGCCGGCGCCGAGGTGGCCGACCTGGAGTTCGTCCAGTTCCACCCGACCGTCCTGTGGCTCGGCCCGGAGGCCCAGGGCCAGCAGCCGCTGATCTCCGAGGCGGTCCGCGGCGAGGGCGCCCACCTGGTGGACGCCGCCGGGACCCGCTTCATGCTGGGCACCCACGAGCTCAACGAGCTGGCCCCGCGCGACATCGTGGCCAAGGCGATCACCCGGCAGATGCAGGCCCAGGACACCGACCACATGTACCTGGACGGGCGGCACTTCGGCGCCGCGATGTGGGCCGAGCGGTTCCCGACCATCCTGGCCTCCTGCCGCTCGCACGGCATCGACCCGGTCACCGAGCCGATCCCGATCGCCCCGGCCGCGCACTACGCCTCCGGCGGGGTCCGCACCGACCTGCGCGGGCGCACCTCGGTGCCCGGCCTCTCCGCCTGCGGCGAGGTGGCCTGCACCGGCGTGCACGGTGCCAACCGGCTGGCCTCCAACTCGCTGCTCGAAGGCCTGGTCTTCGCCGAGCGGATCGCCGCCGACCTGACCGCCCGGCACCGGGCCGGCGACCTGCCCGAGCGCGCGGTGGACGTGGCCGCCGCCCGCGCCGCGCGCACCGTGCCGCTGCCCGCCCCCGAGGCCCGCGCCCAGGTCCAGCACCTGATGTCGCGCGGCGCCGGCGTGCTGCGCTCGGCCGCCAGCATGGCCACCGCCGCCGCCGGGCTGGCCGCGCTCGCCGAGGGCGCCGCCGCGCACACCGCCGAGGAGAAGCCGGCCGACCCCCGGGTGGAGACCTGGGAGGCGGCCAACCTGCTGCTGGTCGCCACCGCCCTGGTGGCCGCCGCCGCCCGGCGCGAGGAGACCCGCGGCTGCCACTGGCGCCAGGACTTCCCCGAGCGCGACGACGCCCACTGGCGCCGCCACCTGACCACCACCCTGGACGCGGACGGACTCCGCGTCGCCGAGGAGCACTGA
- a CDS encoding Rossmann-like and DUF2520 domain-containing protein: protein MSTSELFDLPDPGDPAGRPARLAVGVVGTGRVGPALGAALQLAGHRVVAASGVSAASRRRAEALLPGVRLVTPPQVLAAADLVLLTVPDDALADLVAGLATTGAIRPGQLLVHTSGAHGVGILAPATRAGALPLALHPAMTFTGTSVDLARLAGCPFGVTAPEELRPVAEALVVEMGGEPEWVPEQVRPLYHTALAHGANHLVTLVAQAGELLRTAGVAEPGRLLGPLLGAALDNSLRSGDAALTGPVARGDAGTVRRHLAQLTTVSPDIPAAYRAMAKATAQRALANGTLTDEAAASLLDVLDEEI, encoded by the coding sequence GTGAGCACCTCCGAGCTGTTCGACCTCCCCGACCCGGGCGACCCGGCCGGCCGCCCCGCCCGCCTGGCCGTCGGCGTGGTCGGCACCGGCCGGGTCGGCCCCGCCCTCGGCGCCGCCCTGCAACTGGCCGGCCACCGGGTGGTGGCCGCCTCCGGCGTCTCCGCCGCCTCCCGCCGCCGCGCCGAGGCGCTGCTGCCGGGCGTGCGCCTGGTGACTCCCCCTCAGGTGCTGGCCGCCGCCGACCTGGTGCTGCTGACCGTCCCCGACGACGCGCTGGCCGACCTGGTCGCGGGGCTGGCCACCACCGGTGCGATCCGTCCGGGCCAGCTGCTGGTGCACACCTCGGGTGCGCACGGCGTCGGCATCCTGGCGCCCGCCACCCGGGCCGGCGCGCTGCCGCTGGCGCTGCACCCGGCGATGACCTTCACCGGCACCTCGGTCGACCTGGCCCGGCTGGCCGGCTGCCCGTTCGGGGTGACCGCCCCCGAGGAGCTGCGGCCGGTGGCCGAGGCCCTGGTGGTGGAGATGGGCGGTGAGCCCGAGTGGGTGCCCGAGCAGGTCCGCCCGCTCTACCACACCGCCCTGGCGCACGGCGCGAACCACCTGGTCACCCTGGTCGCGCAGGCCGGTGAGCTGCTGCGCACCGCCGGGGTCGCCGAGCCCGGCCGGCTGCTCGGCCCGCTGCTCGGCGCCGCGCTGGACAACAGCCTGCGCTCCGGCGACGCGGCGCTGACCGGCCCGGTGGCCCGCGGCGACGCCGGCACCGTACGCCGGCACCTGGCGCAGCTGACCACGGTGTCACCGGACATCCCGGCCGCCTACCGGGCGATGGCGAAGGCCACCGCGCAGCGGGCGCTGGCGAACGGAACGCTGACGGACGAAGCGGCGGCCTCGCTGCTGGACGTACTCGACGAGGAGATCTGA
- the panD gene encoding aspartate 1-decarboxylase: MLRTMMKSKIHRATVTQADLHYVGSVTVDEDLLEAADLLPGELVHIVDIDNGARLETYTIAGPRGTGVIGINGAAARLVHPGDLVILIAYGQMDTAEAKAYRPKVVFVDAENRITGTGADAAEALPGTDTLRGDAVHA, translated from the coding sequence ATGCTCCGCACCATGATGAAGTCCAAGATCCACCGCGCCACCGTCACCCAGGCCGACCTGCACTACGTCGGCTCGGTGACGGTCGACGAGGACCTGCTGGAGGCGGCCGACCTGCTGCCCGGCGAGCTGGTCCACATCGTCGACATCGACAACGGGGCCCGCCTGGAGACCTACACCATCGCCGGGCCGCGCGGCACCGGCGTGATCGGCATCAACGGCGCCGCCGCCCGCCTGGTGCACCCCGGCGACCTGGTGATACTCATCGCCTACGGGCAGATGGACACCGCCGAGGCCAAGGCCTACCGGCCCAAGGTGGTCTTCGTGGATGCCGAGAACAGGATCACCGGCACCGGGGCGGACGCCGCCGAGGCGCTGCCCGGGACGGACACCCTGCGCGGCGACGCCGTACACGCCTGA
- the nadC gene encoding carboxylating nicotinate-nucleotide diphosphorylase, whose protein sequence is MTHTHEELPLADQDAGQEGCGAGCGCADGEGYETGLDPALAELLEEAGLDPVEVEDIATLALAEDLAGGEDVTSVATVPEDAVATADFTAREAGVVAGLRIAEAVVSLICEEEFEVERHVEDGDLVEAGQVLLSVRSRTRDLLTAERSALNLLCHLSGIATATRAWADALAGTGAAVRDTRKTHPGLRALQKYAVRCGGGVNHRMALSDAALIKDNHVVAAGGVAEAFRAVRAAYPELEVEVEVDRIDQIAPVLEAGADLILLDNFTVAELKEAVALVDGRAKLEASGGLTLATARAVAETGVDYLAVGALTHSAPVLDIGLDLRS, encoded by the coding sequence ATGACCCACACGCACGAAGAGCTGCCGCTCGCGGACCAGGACGCCGGCCAGGAGGGCTGCGGCGCGGGCTGCGGCTGCGCCGACGGCGAGGGCTACGAGACCGGCCTGGACCCGGCGCTGGCCGAGCTGCTGGAGGAGGCCGGCCTGGACCCGGTCGAGGTCGAGGACATCGCCACCCTGGCGCTGGCCGAGGACCTGGCCGGCGGCGAGGACGTCACGTCGGTGGCGACCGTCCCCGAGGACGCGGTGGCCACCGCCGACTTCACCGCCCGCGAGGCCGGCGTGGTGGCGGGCCTGCGGATCGCCGAGGCCGTGGTCTCGCTGATCTGCGAGGAGGAGTTCGAGGTCGAGCGGCACGTCGAGGACGGCGACCTGGTCGAGGCCGGCCAGGTGCTGCTCTCGGTGCGCAGCCGCACCCGCGACCTGCTCACCGCCGAGCGCAGCGCGCTCAACCTGCTCTGCCACCTGTCCGGCATCGCCACCGCGACCCGGGCCTGGGCGGACGCCCTGGCGGGCACCGGTGCCGCCGTGCGCGACACCCGCAAGACCCACCCGGGCCTGCGCGCGCTGCAGAAGTACGCGGTGCGCTGCGGCGGCGGCGTCAACCACCGGATGGCGCTCTCCGACGCGGCGCTGATCAAGGACAACCACGTGGTCGCCGCGGGCGGCGTGGCCGAGGCCTTCCGGGCCGTGCGGGCCGCCTACCCCGAGCTGGAGGTCGAGGTCGAGGTGGACCGGATCGACCAGATCGCGCCGGTGCTGGAGGCCGGGGCCGACCTGATCCTGCTGGACAACTTCACCGTGGCCGAGCTCAAGGAGGCCGTCGCCCTGGTCGACGGCCGGGCGAAGCTGGAGGCTTCCGGCGGCCTGACCCTGGCCACCGCGCGCGCGGTCGCCGAGACTGGTGTCGACTACCTCGCGGTCGGCGCGCTGACCCACTCGGCGCCGGTCCTGGACATCGGCCTGGACCTCCGTTCCTGA
- a CDS encoding alpha/beta fold hydrolase produces MTVSHRLLGAGEHKVIVLHDWFGTTAGWGPFLDYLDRSAFGYAFLDYRGYGDRVDVPGDYTLAEIAADALALADELGWQRFSLVGHSMGGKAAQRVLVEAPERVRKLVGIAPVPAGAFPLDEDSRPLFEAAPQNFTARRMILDQVTGQRANPVWLDRMVARSSATSRVDAFAAYLAEWTAQDFAAKAAGLQLPVKVFVGEHDLAITPEVFRTGWQPLYPAAELEVLPATGHYPMYETPVAFATALEAFLRA; encoded by the coding sequence ATGACGGTCAGTCACCGCCTCCTGGGCGCCGGCGAGCACAAGGTCATCGTCCTGCACGACTGGTTCGGCACCACGGCGGGCTGGGGCCCGTTCCTCGACTACCTGGACCGCTCGGCCTTCGGCTACGCGTTCCTGGACTACCGCGGGTACGGCGACCGGGTCGACGTGCCCGGGGACTACACCCTGGCCGAGATCGCCGCCGACGCGCTGGCGCTGGCCGACGAGCTGGGCTGGCAGCGGTTCTCGCTGGTCGGCCACTCGATGGGCGGCAAGGCGGCGCAGCGGGTGCTCGTCGAGGCGCCGGAGCGGGTGCGCAAGCTGGTCGGGATCGCCCCGGTGCCGGCCGGGGCCTTCCCGCTGGACGAGGACTCGCGGCCGCTGTTCGAGGCCGCCCCGCAGAACTTCACCGCCCGCCGGATGATCCTCGACCAGGTCACCGGGCAGCGGGCGAACCCCGTCTGGCTGGACCGGATGGTGGCCCGCTCCAGCGCGACCAGCCGGGTGGACGCCTTCGCCGCCTACCTGGCCGAGTGGACCGCCCAGGACTTCGCGGCGAAGGCGGCCGGCCTCCAGCTGCCGGTCAAGGTCTTCGTCGGCGAGCACGACCTGGCGATCACCCCGGAGGTCTTCCGCACCGGCTGGCAGCCGCTCTACCCGGCCGCCGAGCTGGAGGTGCTGCCCGCCACCGGCCACTACCCGATGTACGAGACCCCGGTGGCCTTCGCGACCGCCCTGGAGGCGTTCCTGCGGGCCTGA
- the panC gene encoding pantoate--beta-alanine ligase: MARPKPAAKAPKVRKAQLTHTVADFEGAFWPDESPVDNAVVMTMGALHEGHAALIRAARKEVGADGRVAVTVFVNPLQFGPTEDLERYPRTLAADVRLAEEHGADVVFAPLPEEVYPNGTPQVRLSAGPMGERFEGVSRPGHFDGMLTVVAKLLHITDPDFAYFGEKDAQQLAIIQRMVADLDFDVEVVGVPTVREADGLALSSRNRFLAEAERERALALSRALFAGRDVAAQGTKAVREAAARVLDEAEGVELDYLALIDPHDFVEAPDDFQGEAVLAVAARVGTTRLIDNVRLLVR; encoded by the coding sequence ATGGCCCGCCCCAAGCCCGCCGCCAAGGCCCCGAAGGTCCGCAAGGCGCAGCTCACCCACACCGTCGCCGACTTCGAGGGCGCCTTCTGGCCCGACGAGAGCCCGGTGGACAACGCGGTCGTGATGACCATGGGCGCGCTGCACGAGGGCCACGCCGCGCTGATCCGGGCGGCCCGCAAGGAGGTCGGCGCGGACGGCCGGGTCGCCGTCACGGTCTTCGTCAACCCGCTGCAGTTCGGCCCCACCGAGGACCTGGAGCGCTACCCGCGCACCCTGGCCGCCGACGTCCGCCTCGCCGAGGAGCACGGCGCCGACGTGGTCTTCGCCCCGCTGCCCGAGGAGGTCTACCCCAACGGCACCCCGCAGGTGCGACTGTCGGCGGGCCCGATGGGCGAGCGGTTCGAGGGCGTCAGCCGCCCCGGCCACTTCGACGGGATGCTGACCGTGGTGGCCAAGCTGCTGCACATCACCGACCCCGACTTCGCCTACTTCGGCGAGAAGGACGCCCAGCAGCTGGCGATCATCCAGCGGATGGTGGCCGACCTGGACTTCGACGTCGAGGTGGTCGGGGTGCCGACCGTGCGCGAGGCGGACGGCCTGGCGCTCTCCTCGCGCAACCGCTTCCTCGCCGAGGCCGAGCGCGAGCGGGCCCTGGCACTCTCCCGGGCGCTGTTCGCCGGGCGCGACGTGGCCGCGCAGGGCACCAAGGCCGTGCGCGAGGCGGCCGCGCGGGTGCTCGACGAGGCCGAGGGCGTCGAGCTCGACTACCTCGCCCTGATCGACCCGCACGACTTCGTCGAGGCGCCGGACGACTTCCAGGGCGAGGCGGTGCTGGCCGTGGCCGCGCGGGTGGGGACCACCCGTCTGATCGACAACGTCCGTCTGCTCGTCAGGTAG
- a CDS encoding response regulator transcription factor encodes MTIRVMLVDDQELLRTGFRMVLQSQDDIEIAAEAGDGARALEVLAGTSVDVILMDVRMPRMDGVQATGRICLDADGTPRPDAPKVLILTTFDLDEYAFAALRAGASGFLLKDVPPTELVAAIRSVHAGDAVVAPTTTRRMIDQFAEVLPMPKASGAQPALAPLTEREREVFLLVAQGLSNSEIAASLVLSEATVKTHVGRILAKLGLRDRVQAVVLAYEAGLLRAGGHA; translated from the coding sequence GTGACGATCCGTGTGATGCTCGTGGATGACCAGGAGCTGCTGCGCACCGGCTTCCGGATGGTGCTGCAGTCCCAGGACGACATCGAGATCGCCGCCGAGGCCGGCGACGGCGCCCGGGCCCTGGAGGTGCTGGCCGGCACCTCGGTGGACGTGATCCTGATGGACGTGCGGATGCCCAGGATGGACGGCGTGCAGGCCACCGGCCGGATCTGCCTGGACGCCGACGGCACGCCGCGGCCCGACGCGCCCAAGGTGCTCATCCTGACCACCTTCGACCTGGACGAGTACGCCTTCGCCGCGCTCCGGGCCGGGGCCAGCGGCTTCCTGCTCAAGGACGTGCCGCCCACCGAGCTGGTGGCCGCGATCCGCTCGGTGCACGCGGGCGACGCGGTGGTCGCGCCGACCACCACCCGCCGGATGATCGACCAGTTCGCCGAGGTGCTCCCGATGCCGAAGGCCTCCGGTGCCCAGCCCGCCCTGGCGCCGCTCACCGAGCGGGAGCGGGAGGTCTTCCTGCTGGTCGCCCAGGGCCTGTCGAACAGCGAGATCGCCGCCTCGCTGGTGCTCTCCGAGGCCACCGTGAAGACCCACGTCGGGCGGATCCTGGCCAAGCTGGGCCTGCGCGACCGGGTACAGGCCGTGGTGCTCGCCTACGAGGCCGGCCTGCTCCGGGCGGGCGGGCACGCGTAG
- a CDS encoding type III pantothenate kinase, producing MLLTIDVGNTQTTLGLFDGEEVVDHWRISTDPRRTADELAVLMQGLMGRRTGGTGPEQVDGLAICSSVPAVLHELREVTRRYYGDVPAVLVAPGVKTGVHVLMDNPKEVGADRIVNALAANHLYGGPCIVVDFGTATTFDAINERGDYVGGAIAPGIEISVEALGVRGAQLRKIELARPRNVIGKNTVEGMQSGVLYGFAGQVDGLVTRMAKELSPKDPEDVQVIATGGLAPLVLGEASTIDVHEPWLTLIGLRLVYERNTTS from the coding sequence ATGCTCCTCACCATCGACGTCGGCAACACCCAGACCACGCTCGGCCTGTTCGACGGTGAGGAGGTCGTCGACCACTGGCGGATCTCCACCGACCCGCGCCGCACCGCCGACGAACTGGCTGTCCTGATGCAGGGCCTGATGGGCCGGCGCACCGGCGGCACCGGGCCCGAGCAGGTGGACGGCCTGGCGATCTGCTCCTCGGTGCCCGCCGTGCTGCACGAGCTGCGCGAGGTCACCCGCCGCTACTACGGCGACGTGCCCGCGGTGCTGGTGGCCCCGGGGGTGAAGACCGGGGTGCACGTCCTGATGGACAACCCCAAGGAGGTCGGCGCGGACCGGATCGTCAACGCGCTGGCCGCCAACCACCTGTACGGCGGCCCGTGCATCGTGGTCGACTTCGGCACGGCCACCACCTTCGACGCGATCAACGAGCGCGGCGACTACGTGGGCGGCGCGATCGCCCCCGGCATCGAGATCTCGGTCGAGGCGCTGGGGGTGCGCGGCGCCCAGCTGCGCAAGATCGAGCTGGCCCGGCCGCGCAACGTGATCGGCAAGAACACCGTGGAGGGCATGCAGTCGGGCGTCCTCTACGGCTTCGCCGGACAGGTGGACGGGCTGGTCACCCGGATGGCCAAGGAACTCTCGCCCAAGGACCCGGAGGACGTCCAGGTGATCGCCACCGGCGGCCTGGCACCGCTGGTGCTGGGCGAGGCGAGCACGATCGACGTGCACGAGCCCTGGCTGACCCTGATCGGCCTGCGGCTGGTCTACGAGCGCAACACGACGAGCTGA
- a CDS encoding SAM-dependent methyltransferase, which yields MTWMRWRPAMEGALYGADGGFYRGPEGPAGHFRTSVHASPQYAWAVGRLLLEVDAALGHPQEIALIDVGAGRGELVGALCDLMAEPLRGRLRAYGVELAGRPPGLPAAVRWTERVPQGAVGLLFANEWLDNVPLDIAEYGEDGVPRYVEVSRSGRERLGEPLSAADAAWAQRWWPAGGPGTRVELGGPRDAAWAAAVGALERGLAVAVDYAHLAGARPPFGTLTGFREGREVAPVPDGSCDLTAHVALDSAAAPAVHTLWTTQRAALRALGVDGSRPPLALASSDPVGYVRALAAAGEAAELTASAGLGGFGWLAQAVRMPVPPSLAGLSGWQTLEA from the coding sequence ATGACCTGGATGCGCTGGCGCCCCGCCATGGAAGGGGCCCTGTACGGGGCCGACGGCGGTTTCTACCGCGGGCCGGAGGGCCCGGCCGGGCACTTCAGGACCTCCGTGCACGCCTCGCCCCAGTACGCGTGGGCGGTCGGCCGGCTGCTGCTGGAGGTGGACGCGGCGCTCGGCCACCCCCAGGAGATCGCCCTGATCGACGTCGGGGCCGGGCGCGGCGAGCTGGTCGGCGCGCTCTGCGACCTGATGGCCGAGCCCCTTCGCGGACGGCTGCGCGCCTACGGCGTGGAGCTGGCCGGGCGCCCGCCCGGCCTGCCCGCCGCGGTGCGGTGGACCGAGCGGGTCCCCCAGGGGGCGGTCGGGCTGCTCTTCGCCAACGAGTGGCTGGACAACGTGCCGCTGGACATCGCCGAGTACGGCGAGGACGGGGTGCCGCGCTACGTCGAGGTCTCGCGGTCGGGGCGGGAGCGGCTGGGCGAGCCGCTGTCGGCGGCGGACGCGGCCTGGGCACAGCGGTGGTGGCCGGCGGGCGGGCCGGGTACGCGGGTGGAGCTCGGCGGGCCCAGGGACGCGGCGTGGGCGGCGGCGGTGGGTGCGCTGGAGCGGGGTCTCGCGGTGGCGGTGGACTACGCGCACCTGGCCGGTGCCCGGCCGCCGTTCGGCACGCTGACCGGCTTCCGCGAAGGGCGCGAGGTGGCGCCGGTGCCGGACGGCAGCTGCGACCTGACGGCCCACGTGGCGCTGGACTCCGCGGCGGCCCCGGCTGTCCACACCCTGTGGACGACCCAGCGCGCCGCGCTGCGGGCGCTCGGCGTGGACGGTTCCAGGCCGCCGCTCGCGCTGGCGTCGAGCGACCCGGTGGGCTACGTCCGGGCGCTGGCCGCCGCCGGGGAGGCGGCCGAGCTGACCGCGAGCGCCGGCCTGGGCGGCTTCGGCTGGCTGGCGCAGGCCGTCCGGATGCCGGTACCGCCCAGCCTCGCTGGGCTGTCGGGATGGCAGACTCTGGAGGCATGA
- a CDS encoding NADH-quinone oxidoreductase subunit D has product MRETTVGIGAGAAPLDEVGTATDMVLNIGPQHPATHGVLRLKLVLEGERIVSAEPIIGYMHRGAEKLFEARDYRQIIMLANRHDWLSAFANELGVVLAVERMLGMEVPERAVWIRTLLAELNRVLNHLMFIGSYPLELGGITPVFYAFHSREELQHVLEEASGGRMHYMFNRVGGLKEDLPAGWLGRVRQAVAAVRAQLPVYQDLVLGNEIFRARTAGVGVLAPEHVRAYGITGPIARASGVDFDLRRDEPYLAYGELQDVLTVALREEGDCLARFECLLEQSANSLDLADACLDRLAGLSAGPVNLRLPKVLKAPEGETYAWTENPLGVNGYYLVSRGDKTPWRLKLRSASFNNIQALTELLPGTLVADMVAILGSMFFVVGDIDK; this is encoded by the coding sequence TTGAGGGAGACCACGGTCGGCATCGGGGCCGGTGCCGCCCCGCTCGATGAGGTGGGCACCGCGACCGACATGGTGCTGAACATCGGCCCGCAGCATCCGGCCACCCACGGCGTGCTCCGGCTCAAGCTGGTGCTGGAGGGCGAGCGGATCGTCTCGGCCGAGCCGATCATCGGGTACATGCACCGGGGCGCCGAGAAGCTCTTCGAGGCCCGGGACTACCGGCAGATCATCATGCTGGCCAACCGGCACGACTGGCTCTCCGCCTTCGCCAACGAACTGGGCGTGGTGCTCGCCGTCGAGCGGATGCTCGGCATGGAGGTCCCCGAGCGCGCGGTGTGGATCCGCACCCTGCTCGCCGAGCTCAACCGGGTGCTCAACCACCTGATGTTCATCGGCTCCTACCCGCTGGAGCTGGGCGGGATCACGCCCGTCTTCTACGCCTTCCACAGCCGCGAGGAGCTCCAGCACGTGCTGGAGGAGGCCAGCGGCGGCCGGATGCACTACATGTTCAACCGGGTCGGCGGCCTCAAGGAGGACCTGCCGGCCGGCTGGCTCGGCCGGGTCCGCCAGGCCGTCGCCGCGGTCCGCGCCCAGCTTCCGGTCTACCAGGACCTGGTGCTCGGCAACGAGATCTTCCGGGCCAGGACGGCGGGCGTCGGGGTGCTCGCGCCCGAGCACGTGCGGGCCTACGGCATCACCGGGCCGATCGCCCGGGCCAGCGGCGTCGACTTCGACCTGCGCCGCGACGAGCCCTACCTCGCCTACGGCGAGCTGCAGGACGTGCTCACCGTGGCCCTGCGGGAGGAGGGCGACTGCCTGGCCAGGTTCGAGTGCCTGCTGGAGCAGAGCGCCAATTCGCTCGACCTGGCCGACGCCTGCCTGGACCGGCTGGCCGGGCTGTCCGCCGGGCCGGTCAACCTGCGGCTGCCCAAGGTGCTCAAGGCCCCCGAGGGCGAGACCTACGCCTGGACCGAGAACCCGCTCGGGGTCAACGGCTACTACCTGGTCTCGCGCGGTGACAAGACGCCGTGGCGGCTCAAGCTCCGCTCGGCGTCCTTCAACAACATCCAGGCGCTCACCGAGCTGCTGCCCGGCACCCTGGTGGCCGACATGGTCGCGATCCTGGGGTCGATGTTCTTCGTGGTCGGGGACATCGACAAGTAG
- a CDS encoding sensor histidine kinase: protein MHRLNAWLRGHPMVVDGAWASIVLLLSVLGAINEAGWHQPALLVIAVVICGLMVVRRRWPNATVAAAMTLGLAQVTAQIDPDASSIGYLVFCYTGAAFGRPWTSRFALTGGLLAGPLTVWLLRRTADDHPPGHGFLQQAFVAALLSSPFILCWAWGRLTRVRRAYLTELEDRAARLERERDAQAKVAVAAERARIARELHDVVAHNVSVMIVQADGAAYVMDNSPQQAKEALATIASTGRQALVEMRRLLGVLRTADAAHEYVPQPGVEELPDLLDQVRTAGLPVEFSTSGEARELPRGVELTVYRIVQEALTNVRKHGGPGVSARVAVDFGDRDLNVLIEDDGRGSTDEQLTRGGTDGQGHGLIGMRERIGMVSGSLDAGPRPGGGFRIRAVLPLKTAR, encoded by the coding sequence GTGCATCGACTCAACGCCTGGCTTCGCGGACACCCCATGGTGGTCGATGGCGCCTGGGCGTCCATCGTGCTCCTGCTCTCCGTGCTGGGCGCGATCAACGAGGCGGGCTGGCACCAGCCCGCGCTGCTGGTCATCGCGGTGGTCATCTGCGGCCTCATGGTGGTGCGCCGGCGCTGGCCCAACGCCACGGTGGCCGCCGCGATGACGCTGGGGCTGGCCCAGGTCACCGCCCAGATCGACCCGGACGCCTCCTCGATCGGCTACCTGGTCTTCTGCTACACCGGTGCCGCCTTCGGCAGGCCCTGGACCTCCCGCTTCGCGCTGACCGGCGGCCTGCTCGCCGGGCCGCTCACGGTCTGGCTGCTGCGCCGCACCGCGGACGACCACCCGCCGGGGCACGGCTTCCTGCAGCAGGCCTTCGTCGCCGCGCTGCTCTCCAGCCCGTTCATCCTCTGCTGGGCCTGGGGCCGGCTCACCCGGGTCAGGCGCGCCTACCTGACCGAGCTGGAGGACCGCGCGGCCCGCCTGGAGCGCGAGCGCGACGCCCAGGCCAAGGTCGCGGTGGCCGCCGAGCGGGCCCGGATCGCCCGCGAGCTGCACGACGTGGTCGCGCACAACGTCTCGGTGATGATCGTGCAGGCCGACGGCGCCGCCTACGTGATGGACAACTCGCCGCAGCAGGCCAAGGAGGCGCTGGCCACCATCGCCTCCACCGGCCGGCAGGCGCTGGTCGAGATGCGCCGCCTGCTGGGCGTGCTGCGCACCGCCGACGCCGCCCACGAGTACGTTCCGCAGCCGGGCGTCGAGGAGCTGCCCGACCTGCTCGACCAGGTGCGCACGGCCGGCCTGCCGGTGGAGTTCTCCACCTCGGGCGAGGCGCGCGAGCTGCCCCGGGGGGTCGAGCTGACGGTCTACCGGATCGTCCAGGAGGCCCTGACCAACGTCCGCAAGCACGGCGGCCCGGGCGTCAGCGCCCGGGTCGCGGTGGACTTCGGCGACCGCGACCTGAACGTGCTGATCGAGGACGACGGGCGCGGCAGCACCGACGAGCAGCTCACCCGGGGCGGCACCGACGGGCAGGGCCACGGCCTGATCGGCATGCGCGAGCGGATAGGCATGGTCAGCGGCAGCCTGGACGCCGGACCGCGCCCGGGCGGCGGGTTCCGGATCCGCGCCGTCCTCCCCCTGAAGACCGCCCGATAG